Proteins encoded within one genomic window of Agelaius phoeniceus isolate bAgePho1 chromosome Z, bAgePho1.hap1, whole genome shotgun sequence:
- the LOC129132881 gene encoding fructose-1,6-bisphosphatase 1, with amino-acid sequence MTDRSAFDTNVITMTRFVMEEGRRAKGTGEFTQLLNSLCTAIKAISTAVRKAGIANLYGIAGSTNVTGDQVKKLDILSNDLVINMLKSSFSTCVIVSEENKDAVIVETEKQGKYIVCIDPLDGSSNIDCLVSIGTIFAIYRKVSPNEPSGKDALQPGRNLVAAGYALYGSATMLVLATSAGGVNCFMLDPAIGEFILVERDVKIKKKGNIYSLNEGYAKYFDPAVTEYLKKKKFPEDGSSPYGGRYVGSMVADVHRTLVYGGIFLYPANSKSPKGKLRLLYECNPMAFVIEKAGGIATTGHQAVLDIVPEDIHQRVPVVLGSPDDVKEYLEIVKKHSAK; translated from the exons ATGACGGACCGCTCCGCTTTCGACACCAATGTCATCACCATGACCCGCTTCGTGATGGAGGAAGGCAGGCGGGCGAAGGGCACCGGGGAGTTCACGCAGCTCCTCAACTCGCTCTGCACGGCCATCAAAGCCATCTCCACCGCTGTCCGCAAAGCGGGCATTGCCAACCT CTATGGAATTGCTGGGTCTACCAATGTGACTGGAGATCAAGTAAAAAAGCTGGATATTCTTTCCAATGACCTGGTGATTAACATGCTCAAGTCATCCTTCAGTACATGTGTTATCGTGTCCGAAGAAAACAAAGATGCTGTGATAGTGGAAACTGAAAAACAG gGTAAATACATAGTCTGCATAGACCCTCTAGATGGTTCATCAAACATTGACTGTCTTGTTTCCATTGGGACCATCTTTGCAATTTATAGAAAG GTGTCCCCTAATGAACCTTCTGGGAAAGATGCTTTGCAGCCTGGACGCAATCTTGTGGCAGCTGGTTATGCACTCTATGGGAGTGCCACCATGCTGGTACTGGCAACTTCTGCTGGAGGTGTCAACTGTTTCATGCTGGATCCG GCAATTGGAGAATTTATTTTGGTGGAAAGAGATGTGAAAATCAAAAAGAAGGGAAATATCTACAGTCTCAATGAAGGCTATGCTAAATATTTTGATCCTGCCGTCACAGAGTATctcaaaaagaagaaattccCTGAG GATGGCAGTTCACCATATGGTGGGAGGTACGTAGGATCTATGGTGGCAGATGTGCATCGCACACTGGTGTATGGAGGAATCTTTCTGTATCCTGCTAACTCCAAAAGTCCCAAAGGAAAG CTGAGACTGCTCTACGAATGCAATCCTATGGCTTTTGTTATTGAGAAGGCTGGGGGCATAGCTACAACTGGTCATCAAGCTGTACTAGATATAGTGCCTGAGGATATCCACCAAAGAGTGCCTGTTGTCTTGGGGTCTCCTGATGATGTGAAGGAGTACCTTGAGATAGTCAAGAAACATTCAGCTAAGTAA
- the LOC129132901 gene encoding fructose-1,6-bisphosphatase isozyme 2, whose protein sequence is MTDKSPFETDMLTLTRFVMEKGRRVKGATGELTQLLNSMLTAIKAISAAVRKAGLAHMFGIAGTVNVTGDEVKKLDVLSNSLVINMLQSSYSTCVLVTEENKEAIITPKDKRGKYVVCFDPLDGSSNIDCLAPIGTIFAIYKKETDDEPSEKDALQPGRNIVAAGYALYGSATLVALSTGQGVDCFMLDPGLGEFILVDRDVKIKKKGKVYSLNEGYAKYFDPAMTEYLQKKKFPEDGSSPYGARYVGSMVADVHRTLMYGGIFMYPANQKSPKGKLRLLYECNPMAFIIEQAGGIATTGTEAVLDVKPENIHQRVPFILGSPDDVQEYLACVQKHQKSS, encoded by the exons ATGACGGACAAAAGCCCCTTCGAGACGGATATGCTGACGCTCACGCGGTTTGTCATGGAGAAGGGACGCCGCGTGAAGGGAGCAACGGGGGAGCTGACGCAGCTGCTCAACTCCATGCTGACTGCCATAAAGGccatttctgctgctgtcagaaaGGCAGGTCTTGCCCACAT GTTTGGTATAGCTGGCACTGTGAATGTGACGGGTGATGAGGTGAAGAAGCTGGATGTGTTATCCAACTCCCTGGTGATTAACATGCTCCAGTCCTCCTACAGCACCTGTGTCCTGGTCACAGAGGAGAACAAGGAGGCCATCATCACCCCGAAAGACAAGCGG GGTAAATATGTGGTGTGCTTTGACCCCCTTGACGGTTCATCCAATATAGACTGCTTGGCACCAATAGGAACAATATTTGCTATCTACAAAAAG GAAACAGATGATGAGCCCTCTGAAAAAGATGCTTTACAGCCTGGACGCAATATTGTTGCTGCAGGCTATGCCCTGTATGGTAGTGCTACGCTGGTTGCACTCTCCACAGGGCAAGGAGTGGACTGCTTCATGCTCGATCCG GGTCTTGGTGAATTTATTTTGGTGGACAGAGATGTTAAAATCAAGAAGAAGGGGAAGGTATACAGTCTCAATGAAGGTTATGCAAAGTATTTTGATCCTGCAATGACAGAATATTTACAAAAGAAGAAATTCCCTGAG GATGGCAGTTCCCCATACGGTGCCAGGTATGTGGGCTCCATGGTAGCTGATGTTCACCGTACATTGATGTACGGTGGGATCTTCATGTATCCTGCTAATCAGAAGAGTCCTAAAGGAAAG CTCCGACTTCTCTATGAATGCAACCCTATGGCTTTCATCATCGAGCAGGCAGGTGGCATAGCAACTACAGGGACCGAAGCAGTGTTGGATGTGAAACCTGAGAATATTCACCAGAGAGTTCCTTTTATCCTTGGCTCTCCAGACGATGTGCAAGAATACCTTGCTTGTGTACAGAAACACCAGAAGAGCAGCTAA